The Bacteroidota bacterium genome has a window encoding:
- the dnaJ gene encoding molecular chaperone DnaJ, producing the protein MAKRDYYEVLGVQKSSSEADIKKAYRQMAMKYHPDRNPGDKEAEEKFKEAAEAYEVLSDTDKRKRYDQFGHQGMGGNGGFGGGGGMSMDDIFSHFGDIFSEGSPFESFFGGGGGGGRGRRVNRGSNLRIKVKLTLEEIAHGVEKKVKVAKYVGCGTCHGSGAAEGASFNRCTTCNGSGQVHRVTNTFIGQMRTTTTCPSCNGEGQTIANKCKTCSGAGIMKGEEVISINIPPGVGEGMQLSMSGKGNAGERGGIPGDLIIVIEEVPHQHLQRDGSNLLFDLYVNFADASLGTAVEIPTLEGKAKVKIEPGTQAGKVLRLKGKGLPSVNAYGRGDLLVNINVWTPQHLSSEEKKLLEKLRESPNFRPNPGKNDKSFYEKMREFFHS; encoded by the coding sequence AAAAGAGATTACTACGAAGTTCTGGGAGTACAGAAGTCCTCGTCGGAAGCCGATATCAAAAAGGCTTACCGTCAGATGGCCATGAAATACCATCCCGACAGAAACCCCGGCGATAAAGAGGCGGAAGAAAAGTTCAAAGAGGCTGCCGAAGCTTACGAAGTCCTGAGTGATACGGATAAGCGAAAGCGCTACGACCAATTCGGCCATCAGGGAATGGGCGGAAACGGCGGGTTCGGTGGTGGTGGTGGAATGTCGATGGACGACATTTTCTCACACTTCGGAGATATTTTTAGTGAAGGAAGCCCGTTCGAAAGTTTCTTTGGAGGAGGTGGCGGCGGCGGTCGTGGGCGGCGTGTGAACCGCGGATCCAACCTGCGGATCAAAGTGAAATTGACGCTGGAGGAGATCGCGCATGGTGTTGAGAAAAAAGTTAAGGTGGCGAAGTATGTCGGCTGTGGCACCTGCCACGGCAGCGGCGCTGCCGAAGGCGCATCCTTCAACCGCTGTACGACCTGTAACGGCAGTGGTCAGGTACATCGTGTCACCAACACCTTCATCGGGCAGATGCGGACGACGACTACCTGTCCGTCTTGCAACGGTGAAGGTCAAACGATCGCCAATAAGTGTAAAACCTGTTCGGGTGCCGGTATCATGAAGGGGGAAGAAGTGATCTCCATCAATATTCCGCCCGGAGTGGGAGAAGGCATGCAGTTGAGCATGAGCGGGAAGGGCAATGCGGGAGAACGCGGAGGAATTCCCGGCGACCTGATCATCGTGATCGAAGAGGTGCCCCACCAGCATTTACAACGCGACGGCAGTAACTTGTTGTTCGATCTCTACGTCAATTTCGCCGACGCTTCCCTGGGTACCGCGGTCGAGATCCCGACACTGGAAGGAAAAGCCAAGGTGAAGATCGAGCCGGGCACCCAGGCCGGGAAAGTGCTGCGACTCAAAGGAAAAGGCCTGCCCTCGGTGAATGCGTATGGCCGCGGCGACCTCCTCGTGAACATCAATGTCTGGACGCCGCAACACTTGTCTTCTGAAGAAAAGAAGCTGCTGGAGAAACTTCGGGAGTCTCCGAACTTCCGCCCCAACCCGGGCAAGAACGATAAGAGTTTTTACGAGAAGATGCGGGAGTTTTTCCATTCCTGA
- a CDS encoding ATP-binding cassette domain-containing protein produces the protein MNILTIEHVSKSYAAHKALDNVSLQVPKQSIFGLLGPNGAGKTSLIRIITQITAPDSGRILFEDKPLSEEHIARMGYLPEERGLYKKMEVGEQALYLARLKGLSRADAMKRLKYWFEKFEIQAWWKKKVEELSKGMAQKVQFITTVLHEPSFLILDEPFTGFDPINAELVKNELLELKSKGTTIILSTHRMESVEELCSHIGLINRSQLVLQGPVRDIRKAHKSNTYELSFRGNRISFTHALWTGFELLDVKEEDDHQVAFVKMLDGHTPNQLLQLLLPNVEVLGLREIIPTMSDIFIQKVGASNQEIH, from the coding sequence ATGAATATTTTAACGATCGAGCACGTCAGCAAGTCCTATGCGGCCCACAAGGCGCTGGATAATGTCAGCCTCCAGGTACCGAAGCAAAGCATCTTCGGCCTGCTCGGCCCCAACGGTGCCGGTAAAACCTCACTCATCCGGATCATCACGCAGATCACCGCGCCCGACAGTGGACGAATCTTGTTCGAGGACAAGCCACTCTCGGAAGAACATATCGCGCGGATGGGATACCTGCCGGAGGAGCGGGGATTGTATAAGAAAATGGAAGTCGGAGAGCAGGCGCTCTATCTGGCCCGACTGAAAGGGCTGAGCCGGGCGGATGCCATGAAGCGACTGAAATACTGGTTCGAAAAGTTCGAGATACAGGCCTGGTGGAAAAAGAAAGTCGAGGAACTCTCGAAAGGGATGGCCCAGAAGGTGCAGTTCATCACCACCGTATTGCACGAGCCGAGCTTCCTCATCCTCGACGAGCCCTTTACCGGCTTCGATCCGATCAATGCCGAACTGGTCAAGAACGAGCTGCTGGAGCTGAAATCCAAAGGGACAACGATCATCCTTTCCACGCACCGTATGGAAAGCGTGGAGGAACTGTGTAGCCATATCGGACTGATCAATCGTTCTCAACTGGTCTTGCAGGGCCCTGTACGCGATATCCGCAAAGCGCATAAGAGCAACACCTATGAACTTTCGTTCCGGGGTAATCGCATTTCTTTCACGCACGCGCTTTGGACCGGTTTCGAGCTGCTCGATGTGAAGGAGGAGGACGACCATCAGGTTGCATTTGTCAAGATGCTGGATGGGCATACCCCGAACCAACTGCTGCAATTGTTGTTGCCGAATGTGGAGGTCCTCGGACTGCGCGAGATCATCCCGACCATGAGCGATATCTTCATCCAGAAGGTTGGAGCTTCCAACCAGGAAATTCATTGA